In Paenibacillus sp. BIC5C1, a genomic segment contains:
- a CDS encoding dipicolinate synthase subunit B translates to MNWQGKTVGYAITGSHCTFEEVMPVISRFVAEGANVVPIISNSVLTTDTRFGTAQNWQKQLKDITGNDIISTIVEAEPLGPSKLLDVLVIAPCTGNTTSKLANAMTDSPVLMAAKAQMRNQRPLVLAISTNDGLGLNAANIAKLLVAKYLYFVPFGQDDPVKKPNSLVAKMELIPEACWSALEGKQLQPMIVQRAAQA, encoded by the coding sequence ATGAACTGGCAGGGAAAAACGGTAGGTTACGCAATTACAGGTTCTCATTGTACGTTTGAAGAGGTTATGCCGGTGATTAGCCGCTTTGTGGCCGAAGGTGCCAATGTTGTCCCGATTATTTCCAATTCGGTTCTGACTACGGATACACGCTTTGGGACCGCGCAAAATTGGCAAAAACAGTTGAAAGATATAACGGGGAATGATATCATTTCTACAATTGTTGAGGCAGAGCCGTTAGGCCCTTCCAAGCTGCTCGATGTGCTCGTAATTGCTCCATGCACAGGCAACACGACGAGCAAGCTGGCTAACGCGATGACGGACAGTCCGGTTTTAATGGCAGCCAAAGCGCAGATGAGAAATCAGCGTCCGCTGGTACTCGCCATTTCAACCAATGATGGACTTGGGTTGAATGCTGCGAACATCGCCAAACTGCTCGTGGCCAAATATTTGTATTTTGTGCCATTTGGGCAGGATGATCCGGTAAAAAAACCGAACTCGCTAGTGGCCAAAATGGAGCTGATACCGGAGGCATGCTGGAGTGCGCTTGAAGGCAAACAGTTGCAGCCAATGATTGTGCAGCGCGCTGCACAGGCTTGA